A single genomic interval of Syngnathoides biaculeatus isolate LvHL_M chromosome 1, ASM1980259v1, whole genome shotgun sequence harbors:
- the LOC133503903 gene encoding gap junction beta-4 protein-like, with translation MNWSALEVLLSGVNKYSTAFGRVWLSMVFVFRVLVFVVAAQRVWGDDSKDFVCNTAQPGCTNVCYDAVFPISHIRLWALQLIFVTCPSLMVTCHVKYREKKDLEYTASHKGAHLYANPGKKRGGLWWTYLVSLIFKAGFDAGFLYILHYIYNGFDLPRMSKCSLEPCPNTVDCFISRPTEKKIFTLFMVASSAVCILMCICEMVYFICKRIMKRRRRIKEMMRKEFAGNHEMTSLAPPRSEFRSKNSIRVDPTLDPLIHNLNNMTSEELKKKPPAENGKVEKI, from the exons ATGAATTGGTCTGCGCTGGAGGTCCTCCTCAGCGGGGTCAACAAATACTCTACAGCTTTCGGCCGCGTCTGGCTCTCCATGGTCTTCGTCTTCCGGGTCTTGGTGTTCGTGGTGGCGGCCCAGCGAGTGTGGGGCGACGACAGCAAGGACTTCGTGTGCAACACGGCCCAGCCCGGCTGCACCAACGTGTGCTACGACGCCGTCTTCCCCATCTCGCACATCCGCCTGTGGGCCCTACAGCTCATCTTCGTCACGTGTCCCTCCTTGATGGTGACGTGTCACGTGAAGTATCGGGAGAAGAAAGACCTGGAGTACACCGCCTCGCACAAGGGGGCTCATCTGTACGCCAACCCTGGGAAGAAACGTGGAGGTCTGTGGTGGACTTACTTG GTCAGCCTGATTTTCAAAGCAGGCTTTGATGCCGGCTTCCTCTACATCCTCCACTACATTTACAACGGCTTCGACCTGCCCAGAATGTCCAAGTGTTCTCTGGAGCCGTGCCCCAACACGGTGGACTGCTTCATTTCCCGGCCCACcgagaaaaaaatcttcaccCTCTTCATGGTGGCCTCCTCGGCCGTCTGCATCTTAATGTGCATTTGCGAAATGGTTTACTTTATCTGCAAGCGCATTATGAAACGCAGGAGGAGGATAAAGGAAATGATGAGGAAGGAATTTGCCGGAAACCACGAAATGACATCCCTGGCGCCACCCAGGTCGGAGTTCAGGTCTAAAAATTCGATCCGAGTGGACCCCACATTGGATCCCCTGATCCACAACCTCAATAACATGACGTCTgaggaattgaaaaagaaacCACCAGCTGAAAATGGAAAAGTGGAGAAGATTTAA